A window of the Gossypium hirsutum isolate 1008001.06 chromosome A05, Gossypium_hirsutum_v2.1, whole genome shotgun sequence genome harbors these coding sequences:
- the LOC107960423 gene encoding cytosolic purine 5'-nucleotidase isoform X2: protein MRNIVAIGFDMDYTLAQYKPETFESLAYEGTVRKLVYDLGYPQELLEWTFDWKYMVRGLVLDKKRGNILKMDRHKYVKVAYHGFRELSKEDKVGTYGNTFIRDSFDEPDYALIDTLFSLAEAYLFAQLVDLRDNNPGKVPEGADYRRMYKDVRAAVDLCHRDGTLKQVVAKDPKRYINEDTSIVPMLKMLRNSGRLTFLVTNSLWDYTNIVMNFLCAWHTLDGGITCKFDWLQYFDVVITGSAKPGFFLEDNRANIFEVEPESGMLLNTDNGTPMPQVGSTSPKMLPKGLNKRYRVFQGGSVGHLHKLLSIESSTQVLYVGDHIYGDILRSKKVLGWRTMLVVPELEREVELLWELRDTRKQLRLLRNERDLVEDRVHHLKWSLKFESLGDDEKQNMISSLGELESQRDQVRLAHQQAQGDYHQKFHKTWGQLMKTGYQNSRFAHQVERFACLYTSQVSNLSLYSPDKCYRPSEDFMPHEFHILPS from the exons ATGAGGAATATTGTTGCTATTGGATTTGATATGGATTATACCCTAGCACAATACAAGCCTGAGACGTTTGAGTCCCTTGCGTATGAAGGCACAGTAAGAAAATTGGTGTATGATTTGGGCTATCCTCAAGAG TTACTAGAGTGGACGTTTGATTGGAAATACATGGTTAGAGGTTTGGTTCTTGACAAAAAGAGAGGCAACATTTTAAAG ATGGATCgacataaatatgtgaaagtagCATACCATGGATTCAGAGAGTTGTCCAAGGAAGATAAAGTTGGCACCTACGGAAATACATTCATACGGGATTCCTTTGATGAGCCAGATTATGCTCTTATTGATACACTATTTTCACTAGCTGAAGCGTACTTGTTTGCTCAACTTGTTGATTTGAGGGACAATAATCCTGGAAAAGTTCCAGAGGGTGCTGA TTACCGTCGCATGTACAAAGATGTACGGGCTGCAGTTGATTTGTGCCACCGGGATGGAACCTTAAAGCAAGTGGTTGCAAAGGATCCTAAAAG ATATATCAATGAGGACACTTCTATAGTACCTATGCTCAAAATGCTGAGGAATTCTGGCCGTTTAACTTTCTTGGTGACAAATAG TTTATGGGACTACACAAATATTGTAATGAATTTTCTCTGTGCATGGCATACGTTGGATGGTGGTATTACATGCAAGTTTGATTGGCTCCAATATTTTGATGTTGTCATCACTGGCAG CGCAAAACCTGGCTTCTTCCTTGAAGACAATCGTGCCAATATTTTTGAGGTTGAACCCGAGTCTGGAATGCTCCTCAATACTGACAATGGCACTCCTATGCCTCAG GTGGGAAGTACTTCACCAAAAATGCTGCCGAAGGGATTAAACAAAAGATACCGAGTTTTCCAG GGAGGCAGTGTTGGTCATCTACATAAGTTGCTTTCTATCGAGTCAAGTACACAG GTTCTCTATGTTGGGGATCATATCTATGGAGATATTTTGCGCAGCAAGAAGGTTCTCG GATGGAGAACGATGCTTGTTGTTCCAGAGCTTGAGAGGGAGGTTGAATTGCTTTGGGAATTAAGAGATACGCGAAAG CAACTAAGGTTGTTGAGGAATGAGCGTGATCTTGTTGAAGACCGAGTTCATCATTTGAAGTGGTCTCTCAA ATTTGAAAGTCTTGGTGATGATGAAAAGCAGAATATGATTTCAAGTCTGGGTGAATTGGAG TCGCAAAGAGATCAAGTGCGTCTCGCTCATCAACAGGCTCAAGGAGATTATCACCAAAAG TTCCATAAGACCTGGGGGCAACTCATGAAGACTGGCTATCAGAACTCTCGCTTTGCTCATCAG GTTGAGAGATTTGCATGTCTTTACACTAGCCAGGTCTCTAACTTAAGCTTGTATTCCCCAGACAAATGCTATAGGCCAAGTGAAGATTTCATGCCTCACGAATTTCATATTCTTCCCTCTTGA
- the LOC107960423 gene encoding 5'-nucleotidase domain-containing protein 4 isoform X1 produces the protein MDHSDRTMLSDKVLQSHGGEKPHIWSSLEGGSRIDIGKQIFCNRSLNMRNIVAIGFDMDYTLAQYKPETFESLAYEGTVRKLVYDLGYPQELLEWTFDWKYMVRGLVLDKKRGNILKMDRHKYVKVAYHGFRELSKEDKVGTYGNTFIRDSFDEPDYALIDTLFSLAEAYLFAQLVDLRDNNPGKVPEGADYRRMYKDVRAAVDLCHRDGTLKQVVAKDPKRYINEDTSIVPMLKMLRNSGRLTFLVTNSLWDYTNIVMNFLCAWHTLDGGITCKFDWLQYFDVVITGSAKPGFFLEDNRANIFEVEPESGMLLNTDNGTPMPQVGSTSPKMLPKGLNKRYRVFQGGSVGHLHKLLSIESSTQVLYVGDHIYGDILRSKKVLGWRTMLVVPELEREVELLWELRDTRKQLRLLRNERDLVEDRVHHLKWSLKFESLGDDEKQNMISSLGELESQRDQVRLAHQQAQGDYHQKFHKTWGQLMKTGYQNSRFAHQVERFACLYTSQVSNLSLYSPDKCYRPSEDFMPHEFHILPS, from the exons ATGGACCATAGTGACAGGACTATGTTAAGTGACAAAGTATTACAATCTCATGGTGGTGAGAAACCACATATATGGTCATCTCTTGAAGGTGGATCTCGAATTGATATAGGAAAACAAATTTTCTGCAACAGATCATTGAATATGAGGAATATTGTTGCTATTGGATTTGATATGGATTATACCCTAGCACAATACAAGCCTGAGACGTTTGAGTCCCTTGCGTATGAAGGCACAGTAAGAAAATTGGTGTATGATTTGGGCTATCCTCAAGAG TTACTAGAGTGGACGTTTGATTGGAAATACATGGTTAGAGGTTTGGTTCTTGACAAAAAGAGAGGCAACATTTTAAAG ATGGATCgacataaatatgtgaaagtagCATACCATGGATTCAGAGAGTTGTCCAAGGAAGATAAAGTTGGCACCTACGGAAATACATTCATACGGGATTCCTTTGATGAGCCAGATTATGCTCTTATTGATACACTATTTTCACTAGCTGAAGCGTACTTGTTTGCTCAACTTGTTGATTTGAGGGACAATAATCCTGGAAAAGTTCCAGAGGGTGCTGA TTACCGTCGCATGTACAAAGATGTACGGGCTGCAGTTGATTTGTGCCACCGGGATGGAACCTTAAAGCAAGTGGTTGCAAAGGATCCTAAAAG ATATATCAATGAGGACACTTCTATAGTACCTATGCTCAAAATGCTGAGGAATTCTGGCCGTTTAACTTTCTTGGTGACAAATAG TTTATGGGACTACACAAATATTGTAATGAATTTTCTCTGTGCATGGCATACGTTGGATGGTGGTATTACATGCAAGTTTGATTGGCTCCAATATTTTGATGTTGTCATCACTGGCAG CGCAAAACCTGGCTTCTTCCTTGAAGACAATCGTGCCAATATTTTTGAGGTTGAACCCGAGTCTGGAATGCTCCTCAATACTGACAATGGCACTCCTATGCCTCAG GTGGGAAGTACTTCACCAAAAATGCTGCCGAAGGGATTAAACAAAAGATACCGAGTTTTCCAG GGAGGCAGTGTTGGTCATCTACATAAGTTGCTTTCTATCGAGTCAAGTACACAG GTTCTCTATGTTGGGGATCATATCTATGGAGATATTTTGCGCAGCAAGAAGGTTCTCG GATGGAGAACGATGCTTGTTGTTCCAGAGCTTGAGAGGGAGGTTGAATTGCTTTGGGAATTAAGAGATACGCGAAAG CAACTAAGGTTGTTGAGGAATGAGCGTGATCTTGTTGAAGACCGAGTTCATCATTTGAAGTGGTCTCTCAA ATTTGAAAGTCTTGGTGATGATGAAAAGCAGAATATGATTTCAAGTCTGGGTGAATTGGAG TCGCAAAGAGATCAAGTGCGTCTCGCTCATCAACAGGCTCAAGGAGATTATCACCAAAAG TTCCATAAGACCTGGGGGCAACTCATGAAGACTGGCTATCAGAACTCTCGCTTTGCTCATCAG GTTGAGAGATTTGCATGTCTTTACACTAGCCAGGTCTCTAACTTAAGCTTGTATTCCCCAGACAAATGCTATAGGCCAAGTGAAGATTTCATGCCTCACGAATTTCATATTCTTCCCTCTTGA